A genomic region of Platichthys flesus chromosome 4, fPlaFle2.1, whole genome shotgun sequence contains the following coding sequences:
- the LOC133952322 gene encoding rab5 GDP/GTP exchange factor-like yields MTSQRRRIHLDQSDLLCKKGCGFYGNNAWQGLCSTCWREENQQEKQKQIKEDWALAEKLQREEEKAYASKQPKAESQPAITPFSKFEERKTKEKSSKVNTVTKFFIPSTKSSAKKDAAPFDSQSSPSPSTSSSRRSSLDSDLSMRELIDFLKPMKSGREIFKQCRAFTESMVYKRNMGADELSECVQDFYQNLSDRLQTQFKGSSDQVQSVMDEVEKYVMTRLYKEVFCPETTDDEKKDLAIQKRIRDLHWVTIEMLCSPVDEEIPVVSDNVVKAITDLIEIDSKRVPNDKLRCMTSCSKHIFNAIKASTNEAASADDFLPTLIYIVLKANPPRLQSNIQYINRFCNPRKLMSGEDGYYYTNLCCAVAFIEKLDGQSLNLSSEQFDLYMSGQASPHWPNTNGASSSSPPPGSAALSQVHKRLDLLTGLGERQERVMEKARQLKSDLIDWTDDVEQKVQCALENFSPETETLCAAPASGSAAQSAIDSDNIENELLPPPLQPQVVDM; encoded by the exons ATGACGAGCCAGCGGCGCAGGATCCACCTGGACCAATCAGACCTGCTCTGCAAGAAGGGATGTGGTTTTTACGGCAACAACGCTTGGCAGGGCCTGTGCTCAACGTGCTGGCGAGAGGAAAACCAGCAAGAAAAGCAAAAGCAGATAAAAGAAGACTGGGCACTTGCTGAGaa GcttcagagagaggaagagaaggcaTATGCGAGCAAACAACCAAAGGCAGAGTCGCAGCCTGCCATCACACCATTCAGCAagtttgaagaaagaaaaacgaaGGAAAAGTCCAGCAAAGTTAACACAGTCACAAAGTTTTTTATTCCTTCAACCAAATCATCAGCAAAAAAGG ATGCTGCTCCTTTCGACTCACAGTCCAGCCCCAGTCCGAGCACCTCCTCAAGCCGACGCTCCTCTCTGGACAGTGACCTCTCAATGCGAGAGCTCATTGATTTTCTCAAGCCCATGAAGTCTGGCAGGGAGATCTTCAAACAGTGCCGGGCCTTCACTGAGAGCATGGTCTATAAGCGG aacATGGGTGCTGATGAGCTGTCAGAGTGTGTGCAAGACTTCTACCAGAACCTCTCCGATCGCCTCCAGACTCAGTTCAAAG GCTCGTCAGACCAGGTACAGAGTGTTATGGATGAAGTAGAGAAGTACGTGATGACTCGTCTCTACAAGGAAGTGTTCTGTCCTGAAACCACAGATGATGAGAAAAAGGATCTGGCCATTCAGAAGAGAATCAG GGACTTGCACTGGGTCACCATTGAGATGCTGTGCTCTCCGGTGGATGAGGAGATCCCTGTGGTTTCTGACAATGTAGTCAAAGCCATCACAG ATTTGATCGAAATTGACTCGAAGCGCGTGCCCAACGACAAACTGCGCTGCATGACCAGCTGCAGCAAGCACATCTTCAACGCCATCAAAGCCAGCACGAACGAGGCTGCGTCTGCGGACGACTTCCTCCCGACGCTCATCTACATCGTGCTAAAAGCAAACCCTCCACGACTGCAGTCCAACATCCAGTACATCAACCGCTTCTGCAACCCCAGGAAGCTCATGTCCGGAGAGGATGGTTACTACTACACTAATCTG TGCTGTGCGGTGGCCTTCATTGAGAAGCTGGACGGTCAATCTCTGAACCTGAGCTCTGAGCAGTTTGATCTCTACATGTCGGGCCAGGCGTCCCCCCACTGGCCAAATACCAACggagcttcctcctcctcgcccccACCAGGCAGCGCAGCTCTCAGTCAGGTCCATAAACGACTAGACCTGCTAACAGGGCTCGGGGAAAGGCAGGAGCGCGTCATGGAAAAGGCTCGCCAACTGAAGAGCGACCTGATCGACTGGACAGATGACGTGGAGCAGAAGGTGCAGTGCGCTCTGGAGAACTTCTCACCAGAGACGGAAACGCTCTGCGCAGCCCCAGCGAGCGGCTCTGCAGCACAGTCAGCAATTGACTCTGATAACATTGAGAACGAGCTCCTGCCTCCGCCATTGCAGCCGCAAGTGGTTGACATGTAG